AAGCTAAGAAATCAACTGAAACACCTGAGCAAAAGGCTGAAAGGCTTGCAAGGCGAAGAGAATTGTATAAAGCTAAGAAATCAACCAAAACACCTGAGCAAAAGGCTGAAAGACTAGCAAGGCAAAGAGAATTGTATAAAGCTAAGAAATCAACTGAAACACCTAAGCAAACAGCTGAAAGACTCGCAAGGCAAAGACAATTGAAAAAGGCTAAAAAATCTACTGAAACACCTGAGCAAAAGGCTGAAAGACTTGCAAGGCAAATAGAATTGCATAAAGCTAAGAAATCAACTGAAACACCTGAGCAAAAGGCTGAAAGACTTGCAAGGGAAAGAGAATTGTATAAAGCTAAGAAATCAACTGAAACACCTGAGCAAAAGGCTGAAAGACTTGCAAGGCAAAGAGAATTGTATAAAGCTAAGAAATCAACTGAAACACCTGAGCAAAATGCGGAAAGGCTTGCAAGGGAAAGAGAATTGTATAAAGCTAAGAAATCAACTGAAACACCTGAGCAAAATGCGGAAAGGCTTGCAAGGCAAAGAGAATTGTATAAAGCTAAGAAATCAACTGAAACACCTGAGCAAAATGCAGAAAGGCTTGCAAGGGAAAGAGAATTGTATAAAGCTAAGAAATCAACTGAAACACCTGAGCAAAATGCGGAAAGGCTTGCAAGGCAAAGAGAATTGTATAAAGCTAAGAAATCAACTGAAACACCTGATGAAAAGGAACAAAGGTGcaaaaaacaaagaacaaagctTCAAGCTAAAAGGGAACAAGAAAGTCCACAGGAAAAAACACAACGAATGAGAAATCAATGTGACAAGCAAAGACAAATCAAGgctacaaaatatgtaaaagaGCATAGCATAGATTACATGGACAATGACAGTGAACAATTCAAATCAGAGTTTCCTGCATTCCATTGCTATATAAAGCAGCAGCCAAAATACTACTGTATCATATGTAGAAAATTCTTATTTCATGACCAAGTCCAAAACTGTACCAACACTACCATAGACAAAATAGTCATCCGCAATGAAAATGACAACTCCAGTCAATACCATCTGTGTTCAAGGTGTTCAATCTCTCTTGAAAAAGAGAAACCAATACCAAATGCTTGGACTAATGATATGGACCCAGGTGAAACCCCAGCATGCTTGAAAGAGCTCACTAGAATGGAAACAAGACTTGTAAGTTTGAAATACACATTTATCAAATTAATTGTATTACCAGGCGGACAATTTGGTGAGCAAGGTCAAGCCATAAGTTTCCCTACCAACATTGAAACTACTTGCGAACTGTTACCACGCAACCAAGACACAGCTGGACTAGTAATAGTATACCCTTCTCACACAAATGAAACTGTAACACAAAGAACAGACTCACAACACATTGTACGATTTTCCCAAATGCATAAGGCCCTTACATGGCTAATAAAACATAACCATCTGTACTCAGATGTAAATATATCTACCTTTGGAGACTGGATAGAAAATTCAGCTGAGTTCAATCCAATGGTCACAGACAATGATGAAACAGACTTATCAAGTGCACCTTCTACTGTCCAAGAAGTCTCTGCTTTTCCTTGTGACTACATCAACCCAAATATTCAGTTACAATCTCTGTTACCGAGTGCAACAGACAACATACCAGTGATATCACTACCCCGTGAAACATCTGCACCACAAAGTATTTTTAAGGAGACTGATCTTGAGGAACACTGTTTCCCACAACTATATCCATATGGTACAAATGGCTTCAAACAGACACGTAATGTATCAATGACAGACTTACAGTACTTCCAGTCAAGATTGCTCAATATCAATAATTGCTGGAGGAAAAATATCCCATGGGTCTTTTTTGCCTTGAACTCATATGAAATCCGAAAACTGTACAATCAAATatccattgtatgtagaatgcaaaagcAGAGAGCTGTGAACTCACAATCCTTACCACAGCAACTAACAGCAGGTGATCTGCATCATCAAATTGATGAAGATGTTGAAAGCACATCATACACTTTTATGAAGAACATAAGAGGAACAGCAGCTTATTTCAAGGATCAACTGCTAAACTTgctagcaaaaataaacacaattgGACCGCCAACTTGGTTTGTCACTGTGTCTGCTAATGACCTAAACTGGCCAGAACTGTTCATGACCCTCAATCCTGATCTGACCTATGAAGAAGCGAAAGCATTACCACGACACGAGAAATGGAACCTGATGAGATCAGACCCTGTCATGTGTGCTATTCACTTCAACCGCCGCACTGATGCACTGCTACGCTTTGTACTGAAGAGTTCAAAACATCCTATTGGTATCATCACAGACCACTGGGTGAGAATAGAGTTTCAGATGAGGGGCTCGCCCCATTTACACTGTATGTTCTGGGTTGCCAATGCTCCCAACCTTGACACAACAGAAGGAAGACAAAGTGCACCTGCATTCATAGACAAGTATGTTTCGACACAACTACCAGATGACAAGAACTCTCTCTTGTATGAACTAGTCTCCAAATATCAGACTCATCATCACACCAGCACATGTAAGAAGACACGAGTAAACTGCCGATTTTACTTTCCTCGAGAAGTTTCAGACACTACAAGACTCAGACTAGACGTTGATCCAAACAGAAGTGCACAGTTTTATGTCACCAAACGAACACAAGAAGATATCTGGATAAATGCATACAACCCTACATTGCTCATGCATATGCAATCCAACATGGACATACAAATGGTTGGTTCCAAGTATGGTGCTGCCTactatgcatgtatgtacatctCAAAAGCTGAGCCTGACAATCTCCAAACAGCAATTTCTGCCAGTCTGTCCAACCTTTCACGTAACAGTACAAAAAGAACACGATTGGCCAAAATTGGCAACACAGTACTCAGTCATCGACTGGTCAGTGCACAAGAAGTTGGATATAGACTTGCAAACCTACCACTCATAAGATCCTCAAGATTAACTGTCTCAATAAACACCAGGCCACCTGAGAGTAGAATGCGCCTGCTCAAACCCAGAGATGAACTTGCTCAACTTGATGACACATCAACAGACATTTTCATAAAGGGCACTGCACAGTATTATGCAATGAGACCACATGGTGATCCATGGGACAAAATGTCATTATACACATTTGCAGCATCATACTCAGTGACCTCAACTAAACCATCAAGTGCTTCTGAAAATGTCAAGTTGCAGCAATGTGACAAATGGATTAAAAAACGCCACAATTATGCATGTGTCAGAGGCACAAGACTAACCTCTGGAAATGGAGATGACTATTTCTATGGCCTGTTATACCTATACTGCCCATGGagaaatgaaaatgacataGTTAGTGACTACGCTTCTGCTCAAGATGctttcattgcaaaaaaaaatctatttgactACAGCCTTGCACAACATGTGCACTTCACAACAGAAATAGAACAAGCCATCATGCAAGTGCGCCTGCTTTCAAATGATCTTTCATCTATTGCTGATACCCTTGCACCCAATGTGACTCATCAGCAGCTACAAATCAACCATGAATTTGACACTGAAGAGCTTTACCTTGATCCACAATGGACATCACAAAATGCACATCAAGCAGCAGCTGCTACTGCTGCTCAAAGTACCACCAACAATGCCGACAGCACATCTGAAAATCTTACTATGCTACATGATGATTCACTGGCATGGAATAATCTCACTCGTAACACAATGACTGATAATGCATTCTACCAAGCACTTAGTAATATGTCACATGACCAACAACAGATATTTGATACAGTCAAACAGCATTTTGTGGCACTGCAAAAACATGAAGTCAACCCAGCCAACCCCAAACCAGAATCTTTGCGACTCTATGTAACAGGAGGAGCAGGCTGTGGCAAAAGCTTTCTTATCAAAATAATCAATGAATACTTGATCAGAATATCTAACCAACCAACATCTCCTGTCGTACTCACCGCACCAACAGGTGTAAGCGCCTACAACATCGGTGGCTCCACAGCACATTCAGCTCTATCACTACCTGTTGACCATACCCGAAAGGGAAAAACACAATACCTACCACTCAGTGCTGAAAAGCTGTCACAACTCCGACGCAAATTCAACAACGTTCACACAGTTATCATTGATGAAATAAGTATGATAAGCAACGTCAGACTGGAACACATTCACATACGCCTATCAGAAATCAAAGACACTACTGCCGACCAACACAGCTACTTCGGCAATCTGAATATCATTGCCTTTGGCGACTTCTACCAGTTGAAACCTGTCTTTGGAAGATTTATATTTGAAGACCCACCAGGTCAGCATGAACCTCTTATTCATTTGTGGAGATCATTCTTCAAGCCCCTATTTCTGACAGTCAATCACAGACAAAATGGTGACAAAGAGTACACAGAGCTTTTGAACAGAGTACGTGTCGGACTTCCAAACAATGCAGACATTACCCTCCTTTCCAATCGTGTGATGACAAAGTCAGATATTCAACAATCTCCATTTTCATCAGCACTTCATATCTTTCCAACAAGAGATCAAGCTGCAGAGTACAATAAAGAGCAACTTGAAAGACTGCACTTTCAAACGAATacccaagtacatgtactaacagcAATCGATGAAATGATTGATGGTCCTGTAAATGCAAAAGACATCCCTGCAAAAGATCTCATATCAACAAATACAAGTGAAACAGCCGGTCTTGAAAAGAACCTCCACCTTGCCCAAGGTTGCCGTGTTATGCTTTTGAGAAATATACTGAGTGAAGATGGACTTGTGAATGGTGCACAAGGCACTGTTGAAGACTTCCTATTTGAAAACTCTGGAAGTGATGAACTGAGTGAGTCAACAAGCCTTAATGAACAAACTATTACAGGAGTGTATGTCAAATTTGATAACCCCAAGGTTGGCCAAACAATACAAGACCATTGCAAGAACAACGCTATTCTTATTCGACCAATCACAGCAAGATTTTTTGCACACTATGGCACAGTTTTCACTCGAACCGCGTTTCCACTTCAACTTTCATATGCATCAACTGTGCACAAAGTACAAGGACTTTCATTGACAAAAGCAGTACTTGACATTGGAGACAAAGTGTTCAGCTCTGGCCAGACCTATGTTGCCCTGAGCAGAGTTACCTCTATTGATGGCTTAGCATTGCTAGACTTTAAACCAAAAAAAATCTCAGTATTTCAATCTGTGATAAGAGAAATGAAAAGACTAACTGACAGTATAACACAAAATTCTCAAACTCAAGAGACAGAAGACACATGATCATGCATCTGACTATTTACCTCACATTGCTAAATAGAAAAGTAACATGACATAATTACTGTAAAACCCATAAAAACTACACTTGTGTAACCAAATTACTCACTATAATACCTATGAAAACTACACCTCTGCAACAATATTGCTCACTATAAAACCCATAAAAACTACACCTGTGTAAAAAAATTGCTCAGTGTCATTCGTACCACAAATGCAGAAACCATCATgtaccccacccgtgcatgcggtacccactcatctgaccgcagtatccgaaccccacccgtgcatgcggtacccactcagctgactgcaGTTCATCGAAatccacccgtgcatgcggtcagctgaccgcagtatccgggccccacccgtgcatgcggtacccagtCAGCTGACTGCAGTATCtggaccccacccgtgcatgcggtaccgcagtatccggaccccacccgtgcatgcggtacccactcagctgaccgcagtatccggaccccacccgtgcatgcggtacctactcagctgaccgcagtatccggaccccacccgtgcatgcggtacccactcagctgactgcaGTTCATCGAAatccacccgtgcatgcggtacccacgcagctgaccgcagtatccggaccccacccgtgcatgcagtacccactcagctaaCTACAGTTCATCGAAatccacccgtgcatgcggtacccactcagctgaccgcagtatccggaccccatccgtgcatgcggtaccgactcagctgaccgcagtatccgggccccacccgtgcatgcggtacccactcagctgaccgcagtatccggaccccacccgtgcatgcagtacccactcagctaaCTACAGTTCATCGAAatccacccgtgcatgcggtacccacgcagctgaccgcagtatccggaccccacccgtgcatgcggtacccactcagctgactgcaGTTCATCGAAatccacccgtgcatgcggtacccacgcagctgaccgcagtatccgggccccacccgtgcatgcggtacccactcagctgaccgcagtatccggaccccacccgtgcatgcagtacccactcagctgaccgcagtatccaGACCCCACCCGTGTATGCgatacccactcagctgaccgcagtatccggaccccacccgtgcatgcggtacccactcacccactcaacATTACACACTCTAGTCACCACATTACCTCACATTTTACTTAAATATCTCAAAATTATAATGTCTTAAACTTTAAGACATACATGCCCGGGCTATGTCATGAAACACATGTCAGCCATTTACAGAACTCCAACACATTATGTCCACCTAATCTCCCTAACATCAATCACTTATACCTGAATATGCCCTTGGAGTTTACtttctaatgtacatgtagtgtctgCCAGCACATAGCACAGCAATTCCACTTAATGTCTTTGTACCAATGGTGTATTTCCACCTCAAGAACGTCTGATTACCTTAAGTACTAGAGTAGAGtcgagtagagtagagtatctATCTCACACAAACTTTTAATATGTCAAATCTCTTGCTCGTTTTCACATCAACCATATCTGTCTTTGACGTTATATATACAACACAGTAGAGAATCATATTGTATTGAGCAATTTCTAACATCATTTGTGGACTACTCAATGATAATTGTGCTGAAAATGAGATCATGTGTATCGCAACTTCACAATTTTTGCCCTGCAACGTACAACTAAGTTCCCCTTTTCATGCTAGACAATGTGAAGACCATGTTTCTCACTTCATAAAATTTgatcaaaataaaagcatacatgtacaatcacacACTGTCCTTTGTCCCATTAATTTATGTGTAACTTTAATATATGGTCACTGCAACTCCTGACTTACAAGAGCATACGTTTCTCAAGATTCACATCATATTGAATACGTTCAAgttgtacatatacaatatatgttgaatatatttgtttcactcactctctgccATTAGTTTCCATAGTTTGCATCCATATTAcagtcttatttgcatactcGGCACAAttccctggttcgaaaccgagagtggatgttttttctttttaaatattgaagataatatataaatattctatttatttattgatattatatttttatatatcatttttattttattttagtattcatttcacatATGCAAGGCCTTagtcttatgaacaggacttcatgagaactacctgagtatattgatagattttataatgaacatattgtacattttaaaataaagttgtaagccaagacccgCTATTAAACAgcactcctttccaaaataacaatttttcttatagacgcaacagcccttgagtgactttttctaacagattttacttcaagaaaaagacaggtcacactcataaacgtagacgaaacgccagctttttttaaaagcacttgttttaaaaAGCTCCAGTTATATCATACACAAAGTCCACAAGGCCCCGGTATACTGAGATTGACGGATGGTGTAAGTGACACGACGTCAATGTAACATTTCTGTTTATCATGTAAAACTCGATTTAGTCTGTTTTTCGTGAGATATTATGATTACCAATTAATTATTCGTACTTGCATAAATAGAAAGGTGGAATGATGAAATAAGAGCACCTCACCGTTCTTATACGAGCACCAGGGTTCCACAGAACCTGCAGGCGCCGGCTGATAACAGCATCCCCGGGACTCGCATTCCCACTGACTTCCAAAGCCACAGTCTATCTTTCTATTAGCGTCAGTAATGCATGTTGGATTTGCAATTGGCACTGGGAACAAGTACGAACGAAGATACATCTTTATACTCATTTACATATGTGTATGATGGCAATGAAATCTATAAGTAGGTAGTTGTAGTAGGAAATGAATCCGTAAATGTAAGCGAGAAGTAAGAAACACATTAAATCACGTATTTTAGGCATTCTACGTCAACATTTGACATTGTTACATGTTACTTTATGTCTGAATTGACAAGTTTGCCACTAAGGCAAAATTGGACAGTATCAATCCTGTTATCATACTATTTACAAGCAATAACTCCgaagaaacaacaaatcaaaacataacTCGATCTCAACTATATGTTCAAATCTATGATACTCGTACAAGATGTATTCGCCCATAATCACATAATATTGATAACGTTCTGTTGACTTACCTGATTCAATCCAGTAGAACTTGTCCTGCGTGTCCAATTTCCTGCCTCCCAACCAGTATTGAGTCGATCCTGGTATGAGTGACTTCAACCTGTCCAGTTCACCCACCTGGTCCCCCGTCGCCAGGTACCCGCCTTTAGCACGACATGTCGTCAGAGCCTGGCGCCATTGGTTTGATGTCAGTTCAGCCCTGTAGCACGAGGGTTCGTACTGCCAGGTTGTCTCTGTTATAAATGACGGTTAAATCTGGTGGGGAATGGCTTAATGTAGTCCGTCATCTGAGTCTATGTATGCCTGTAAGTGGGGTCACGTACCTTGTCTTGAGCACATTTAACCACCGACGTGACCTCTCAAAATGAACTAGCTATACATAGGGGTATAATACGGTGTGATCACATCCAGGTAGATTAAAACTATCAGTTGCTGAGCGCACATTCACTGAGTATGGGACCGGTGAGAACAACAATTTGGTTTTCCCTCAACAATATATGACACAGTGACAGAAATACAGAAACGGTGGTATCGGATAACCAAAACACAAATTTACTTAATAGTACAATACCCACTTTCCCATAAACATGACCAATCAGTATTACTTTTCAATATGATTGGAATGACTGATTGAAATGATTGTAACACAGGGAAGGTTATGATGGGTTCTACCTCTCTGCTCGTggtaaaataaagtaaaaaaactTCAGAAGCACTCAACCCTATATTCCATCTGTATAGAACCCCCTAGCACTGTATACTAAAAtcaaatgtatacatgtacaaaaatacaagGTACCATGAACATTTGTGAAACTGTTCTCATTTTGTTCAAAGTGCAGTTACTGTAACTATTCCTGTTGAGTATAACTTACCACATGAAACAGTATAACCTCCCACCAGGACCATTAGTAGCAGGAAGGTCTGGATTACCCCCTGCATTTTCCTTTAAGGAACAAAATATGTGCCTATGATCATTGTTTAAAGTGAGAAATGATCCTCCATACCTTCACAGCAATGAGAAAAAGTAAATCAAGCTGTTACCAAACTCAGCTCTTGAAACAGCTATATCTAAATGtcaaacagcaacaaaaatcTGTACAATTACACAATTAGTTATGTCATACTATAGACAGGATAGCAAATGGCATCAAGAAAGGCTATACAAGTTTACCTGAAAGTTGGATGATCTTTATCTAAAGTTCCCTTTCACAGGTGTTATCTGGAATCTCCTTTCGAAgtcacagaaaaaatgacctaATGTACAGATAAGTCATCAATGGATTTAATATTTACATTAGGGTATCTATTGGAACAGGTGCACTAAACAACACCTAGGCAACTGATCATGCAAGGAATTGTTATGTAAACAAAGAAATTTCAGA
The nucleotide sequence above comes from Branchiostoma floridae strain S238N-H82 unplaced genomic scaffold, Bfl_VNyyK Sc7u5tJ_1041, whole genome shotgun sequence. Encoded proteins:
- the LOC118407256 gene encoding uncharacterized protein LOC118407256, which translates into the protein KKSTETPEQKAERLARRRELYKAKKSTKTPEQKAERLARQRELYKAKKSTETPKQTAERLARQRQLKKAKKSTETPEQKAERLARQIELHKAKKSTETPEQKAERLARERELYKAKKSTETPEQKAERLARQRELYKAKKSTETPEQNAERLARERELYKAKKSTETPEQNAERLARQRELYKAKKSTETPEQNAERLARERELYKAKKSTETPEQNAERLARQRELYKAKKSTETPDEKEQRCKKQRTKLQAKREQESPQEKTQRMRNQCDKQRQIKATKYVKEHSIDYMDNDSEQFKSEFPAFHCYIKQQPKYYCIICRKFLFHDQVQNCTNTTIDKIVIRNENDNSSQYHLCSRCSISLEKEKPIPNAWTNDMDPGETPACLKELTRMETRLVSLKYTFIKLIVLPGGQFGEQGQAISFPTNIETTCELLPRNQDTAGLVIVYPSHTNETVTQRTDSQHIVRFSQMHKALTWLIKHNHLYSDVNISTFGDWIENSAEFNPMVTDNDETDLSSAPSTVQEVSAFPCDYINPNIQLQSLLPSATDNIPVISLPRETSAPQSIFKETDLEEHCFPQLYPYGTNGFKQTRNVSMTDLQYFQSRLLNINNCWRKNIPWVFFALNSYEIRKLYNQISIVCRMQKQRAVNSQSLPQQLTAGDLHHQIDEDVESTSYTFMKNIRGTAAYFKDQLLNLLAKINTIGPPTWFVTVSANDLNWPELFMTLNPDLTYEEAKALPRHEKWNLMRSDPVMCAIHFNRRTDALLRFVLKSSKHPIGIITDHWVRIEFQMRGSPHLHCMFWVANAPNLDTTEGRQSAPAFIDKYVSTQLPDDKNSLLYELVSKYQTHHHTSTCKKTRVNCRFYFPREVSDTTRLRLDVDPNRSAQFYVTKRTQEDIWINAYNPTLLMHMQSNMDIQMVGSKYGAAYYACMYISKAEPDNLQTAISASLSNLSRNSTKRTRLAKIGNTVLSHRLAT
- the LOC118407257 gene encoding ATP-dependent DNA helicase PIF1-like, whose protein sequence is MRLLKPRDELAQLDDTSTDIFIKGTAQYYAMRPHGDPWDKMSLYTFAASYSVTSTKPSSASENVKLQQCDKWIKKRHNYACVRGTRLTSGNGDDYFYGLLYLYCPWRNENDIVSDYASAQDAFIAKKNLFDYSLAQHVHFTTEIEQAIMQVRLLSNDLSSIADTLAPNVTHQQLQINHEFDTEELYLDPQWTSQNAHQAAAATAAQSTTNNADSTSENLTMLHDDSLAWNNLTRNTMTDNAFYQALSNMSHDQQQIFDTVKQHFVALQKHEVNPANPKPESLRLYVTGGAGCGKSFLIKIINEYLIRISNQPTSPVVLTAPTGVSAYNIGGSTAHSALSLPVDHTRKGKTQYLPLSAEKLSQLRRKFNNVHTVIIDEISMISNVRLEHIHIRLSEIKDTTADQHSYFGNLNIIAFGDFYQLKPVFGRFIFEDPPGQHEPLIHLWRSFFKPLFLTVNHRQNGDKEYTELLNRVRVGLPNNADITLLSNRVMTKSDIQQSPFSSALHIFPTRDQAAEYNKEQLERLHFQTNTQVHVLTAIDEMIDGPVNAKDIPAKDLISTNTSETAGLEKNLHLAQGCRVMLLRNILSEDGLVNGAQGTVEDFLFENSGSDELSESTSLNEQTITGVYVKFDNPKVGQTIQDHCKNNAILIRPITARFFAHYGTVFTRTAFPLQLSYASTVHKVQGLSLTKAVLDIGDKVFSSGQTYVALSRVTSIDGLALLDFKPKKISVFQSVIREMKRLTDSITQNSQTQETEDT